One part of the Drosophila teissieri strain GT53w chromosome 3R, Prin_Dtei_1.1, whole genome shotgun sequence genome encodes these proteins:
- the LOC122620312 gene encoding AF4/FMR2 family member lilli isoform X3 yields the protein MIGSFWNLCRACPSMPVDKLHSEYRSTYRWHEFTGNSRPEVVRRAPAPNPSQFVGATNEPPLPRRKKCPELAYKSHEFIIGSEYTDGRRDASAHRLARSEERGGTPSRRSKSEGPPVVPNGRAYPIATEIDGTTRKQAGESNGLLKKTINKLSTEYRLQFVWPTVRRIKGGGEAASRAAAGDYPRKSISLGALRSGGQGHSHTQNQNQSQSLTQAQNGHTHHTMMGGGAGLPTVHKKRTTNQKEATLHELEPLVSDTDDRKTHEKQVTIVERKITSRPFSQAIDQERLNHFITKKENFGFADAAVAAAALKDEVDNRQQAVESGQVVVMNGSAPPHSKPNLDLWFKEMVELRKKAGEYKCRGWGIEIDPELYKKQKDLWDQVSKRSSLSALSLASSVHRPITKEEKEQENNKKSTPLQKAQKPRVPGQAFLIDNKDEISALPARFSNIRHHLERTTGPDVEEGALLPSPTREKLMPAITKRESESQRGSPKKTALSRHGSPQKGSPQKGSPKKVLKTRSQSAGPGVAENESPKRQIRSASQVPSSRKKTPTTGSGSERKARPSTLSTTFQSRIKSSSLPPPNGRVASAPPATAAAAASAAKSALNANQAHANQSQSSHAKSGSISGRVSKPSATSAQQQQQQQQMRKKDKDRSNSSCIDSGSHVGAGSGSQANSVKHLQNKQKQQQLQQQQQQQKQQQQAQQQPQQQKQQHLDVAAATAAATSSSPQNPTRPATINIKRLTVPGQDRKLAENEGEDGRETAISISSCSPQPPVQEVPEEPLVKSPPEPTRVKSPEQIIMRSPDPVNWTVPLDTGKTFTVTQNVKDGENYSRPQSEIKASTPVEKPPPPPQSAPPQLTEQAKMDGKPLSTLQ from the exons ATGATTGGCTCATTCTGGAATCTGTGCAGAGCGTGCCCATCAATGCCGGTAGACAAG CTCCACTCGGAGTATCGGAGCACTTATCGCTGGCATGAATTTACGGGCAACTCGCGGCCAGAGGTTGTGCGACGGGCGCCTGCCCCAAACCCAAGTCAATTTGTTG GAGCTACAAATGAGCCGCCATTGCCGCGCCGGAAAAAATGCCCAGAATTAGCATATAAATCGCACGAGTTTATTATAGGATCGGAGTATACAGATGGACGCCGGGATGCCAGTGCACATCGTTTGGCGAGA TCGGAGGAGCGTGGTGGCACACCTTCGCGCCGCAGCAAATCGGAGGGACCACCCGTTGTGCCCAATGGACGTGCGTATCCCATTGCCACGGAGATCGACGGAACCACAAGAAAACAG GCGGGTGAGTCAAATGGGCTATTGAAAAAGACCATCAATAAGTTGAGCACTGAGTACCGCCTGCAATTCGTCTGGCCCACAGTCCGGCGCATAAAGGGCGGCGGCGAGGCGGCGTCTAGGGCCGCTGCCGGCGACTATCCGAGAAAGTCCATATCGCTGGGCGCCCTTCGGTCCGGGGGCCAAGGTCACAGTCACACCCAAAACCAGAATCAAAGTCAGAGTCTGACCCAAGCCCAGAATGGTCACACACATCACACGATGATGGGTGGCGGTGCGGGCTTGCCGACGGTGCATAAAAAACGAACAACAAATCAGAAAGAAG CTACTCTACATGAGTTGGAGCCCTTGGTTAGCGATACGGATGATAGAAAAACGCACGAGAA ACAAGTGACCATTGTGGAGCGCAAGATCACCTCGCGTCCGTTTTCACAGGCCATCGACCAGGAGCGTCTGAACCACTTCATCACGAAAAAGGAGAACTTTGGCTTCGCCGATGCCGCCGTGGCCGCCGCGGCCCTCAAGGACGAGGTGGACAACAGGCAGCAGGCCGTGGAATCCGGTCAAGTGGTGGTCATGAACGGCTCCGCCCCGCCGCACTCGAAACCGAATTTGGATTTGTGGTTCAAGGAGATGGTGGAGCTGCGCAAGAAGGCTGGCGAATACAAG tgtCGTGGTTGGGGCATAGAAATTGACCCGGAATTGTATAAGAAACAGAAGGATCTATGGGATCAGGTTTCAAAGCGCAGCTCACTTTCGGCTCTTTCTCTAGCTTCGTCTGTTCATAg ACCCATTACAAAGGAGGAGAAGGAACAGGAAAACAATAAGAAGTCCACACCATTGCAGAAGGCCCAGAAGCCTCGTGTTCCTGGTCAAGCCTTTTTGATTGATAATAAGGATGAGATTTCAGCACTGCCAGCACGCTTTAGCAATATACGCCATCACCTTGAACGCACCACGGGTCCGG ATGTGGAAGAGGGCGCTTTGTTGCCCTCGCCCACGCGCGAGAAGCTGATGCCGGCTATAACCAAGCGGGAATCGGAATCTCAGCGAGGAAGTCCTAAGAAAACCGCCTTGTCCAGGCATGGATCGCCCCAGAAGGGCAGTCCACAAAAGGGCAGCCCCAAGAAGGTCCTTAAAA CCCGGTCGCAATCGGCGGGTCCGGGCGTTGCTGAAAATGAGTCACCGAAGCGGCAGATCCGGTCGGCGAGTCAGGTGCCCAGCAGCCGTAAAAAGACGCCGACAACCGGAAGCGGAAGCGAACGCAAGGCACGCCCAT CCACCCTATCCACAACATTCCAATCCCGCATTAAAAGTAGTTCCTTGCCACCGCCCAACGGTAGAGTAGCCTCAGCGCCGCcagccactgcagcagcagcagcatcagcagccaAATCAGCATTAAACGCTAATCAGGCTCATGCTAATCAATCACAATCATCACATGCCAAGAGCGGTAGCATCAGCGGCAGAGTTTCAAAACCATCGGCCACATCCgcccaacaacagcaacagcaacagcaaatgcGTAAGAAAGACAAAGATAGATCGAATAGTAGTTGCATTGACAGTGGTAGTCATGTTGGTGCTGGTAGCGGTAGTCAAGCAAATAGTGTCAAGCATCTGCAGAataagcaaaagcaacaacaactacagcagcaacagcaacaacaaaagcaacaacagcaagcgcaacagcaaccgcaacagcaaaagcagcagcatctcgatgttgcagcagcaacagcagcagcaacatcgtcATCTCCCCAAAACCCAACCCGGCCTGCCACCATCAACATCAAACGGCTCACGGTACCAGGTCAGGATAGAAAATTGGCTGAAA ACGAAGGCGAGGATGGTCGTGAGactgccatttccatttccagctgCAGTCCCCAACCCCCGGTGCAGGAGGTGCCCGAAGAGCCCCTGGTGAAGTCCCCACCAGAACCGACCCGGGTCAAGTCCCCAGAGCAGATTATAATGCGCTCCCCCGATCCAGTCAACTGGACGGTGCCCCTGGACACTGGCAAAACGTTTACGGTGACGCAGAATGTTAAAGACG GGGAGAACTACAGCCGACCTCAGAGCGAGATTAAAGCCTCGACACCGGTGGAGAAGCCCCCACCGCCACCACAATCGGCTCCACCACAACTAACAGAACAGGCTAAGATGGACGGTAAGCCATTAAGCACGCTTCAATAA